Within Candidatus Thermoplasmatota archaeon, the genomic segment GTTAGTCTTGTTAAGGAGTTTGAGCCTGTTGAGTTCACTGATTTTCATGAGGGTAGAAGATATGATTGGGTGGTACATCCTTTTTTGTTTAATGTTAAGGATGTTGGTAAATTAAAGGTTGACTGGGAGCATTCTGAATACAAATGGATTGATCCATCTGAAATAGAAAATTTTGATACTGTGCCTTATTTTAAGGAGATTGTGTCTGAGATTTTGTTGTAAAAAGTTTTTGGATGGGGAAGCGTGGAGGTGGTGAGGAGAGATATGAAAAAAGGA encodes:
- a CDS encoding NUDIX domain-containing protein, whose amino-acid sequence is MTKVVTCLLVNKEGKLLILRRSRMVKTYKGLWGGVAGYVEENEKPYDTALKEIREEVGIEKKNVSLVKEFEPVEFTDFHEGRRYDWVVHPFLFNVKDVGKLKVDWEHSEYKWIDPSEIENFDTVPYFKEIVSEILL